A genomic region of Streptomyces sp. R33 contains the following coding sequences:
- a CDS encoding MASE1 domain-containing protein — MVRTEEWRRPAGTLLRILGVAAAYYATGRIGLLLRVVVEGAQVTPLWLPTGIAVAALLWFGLRIWPGIALGTFLAIEHLSSFQIADIGIVVGNTLAPVCAYLLLRRVGFRTEIDRLRDGLALVFLGGLVPMLISASIGTGVLVATGDLALSGFWPVWSAWWVGDAMGVLVVTPVLLVLPTVRMPDDAYRVAEAVLLAVAVGVGVFMVSRSALSLLFLVFPLLIWSAVRFQLAGSAPCVLIMSVVVISAATDRAGPFADHTLFEIMVNLQALNGSAALTALLLSAMVTEQNNIRLKIEQVCEDLAEVVDRLAPRRPGD; from the coding sequence GTGGTGCGCACCGAGGAATGGCGACGTCCCGCAGGAACCCTTCTCCGGATCCTCGGCGTCGCCGCCGCCTACTACGCCACGGGACGGATCGGCCTCCTGCTGCGCGTGGTCGTCGAGGGCGCGCAGGTCACGCCCCTGTGGCTGCCCACGGGCATCGCGGTCGCCGCCCTGCTGTGGTTCGGGCTGCGGATCTGGCCGGGGATCGCCCTCGGTACGTTCCTCGCCATCGAACACCTCAGCAGTTTCCAGATCGCGGACATCGGGATCGTCGTGGGGAACACCCTCGCGCCGGTGTGCGCGTACCTGCTGCTGCGCCGCGTGGGCTTCCGCACCGAGATCGACCGGCTGCGGGACGGCCTGGCCCTGGTCTTCCTGGGCGGGCTCGTACCGATGCTGATCAGCGCGTCCATCGGCACCGGGGTGCTGGTGGCCACCGGCGACCTGGCGCTGAGCGGGTTCTGGCCGGTGTGGTCGGCGTGGTGGGTCGGCGATGCGATGGGGGTGCTCGTGGTGACCCCGGTGCTGCTCGTCCTGCCCACGGTCCGGATGCCGGACGATGCCTACCGCGTCGCCGAGGCGGTGTTGCTCGCCGTCGCCGTCGGGGTCGGTGTGTTCATGGTTTCCCGGAGCGCGTTGTCGCTGCTGTTCCTCGTCTTCCCGCTGCTGATCTGGTCGGCCGTGCGGTTCCAGCTGGCCGGCAGCGCGCCCTGCGTCCTGATCATGTCCGTCGTGGTGATCTCGGCGGCGACCGATCGCGCCGGACCCTTCGCCGACCACACCCTCTTCGAGATCATGGTCAACCTCCAGGCGCTCAACGGCTCGGCGGCCCTGACCGCGCTCCTGCTGTCCGCGATGGTCACCGAACAGAACAACATCCGGCTGAAGATCGAGCAGGTGTGCGAGGACCTGGCCGAGGTCGTCGACCGCCTCGCCCCCCGCAGACCGGGGGACTGA
- a CDS encoding MerR family transcriptional regulator gives MNGDTLHSIGEIARRTGLTVKTVRFYSDSGIVPPTDRSPAGYRLYDTDAVARLDLARTLRDLGLDLATIRRVLDRETSVPEVAAAHADALDVQIRTLRLRRAVLRAVARRGASSQETRLMHRLAQLSEAERHRLVHAFIDDTFGGFDANPEFVAMMRSAMPELPDDPTTEQLEAWVELAELCQDADFRASVRRMAEHQAADRADGDTIGLHHELTEAVRERVGEALEAGILPGSVEALPLTNTLTALYGHAFGRADDGDLRRWLLARLETAADPRAERYWQLLAVINGWPPSPSLAPVFTWFTAALRG, from the coding sequence ATGAACGGCGACACGCTCCATTCGATCGGGGAAATCGCCCGGCGCACCGGGCTGACGGTGAAGACCGTCCGCTTCTACTCCGACTCGGGGATCGTGCCGCCCACGGACCGCAGCCCCGCCGGCTACCGGCTCTACGACACCGACGCAGTCGCCCGCCTCGACCTCGCCCGCACCCTGCGCGACCTCGGCCTCGACCTGGCCACGATCCGCAGGGTGCTGGACAGGGAGACCTCCGTACCGGAGGTCGCGGCGGCCCACGCCGACGCCCTGGACGTGCAGATACGCACGCTGCGGCTGCGGCGGGCGGTACTGCGCGCGGTGGCCCGGCGCGGCGCCTCATCCCAGGAGACACGCCTCATGCACCGACTCGCCCAGCTCTCCGAAGCCGAACGGCACCGGCTGGTCCATGCCTTCATCGACGACACCTTCGGGGGATTCGACGCCAATCCGGAGTTCGTGGCCATGATGCGCTCGGCCATGCCCGAGCTCCCCGACGACCCCACCACCGAGCAGCTCGAGGCCTGGGTGGAGCTCGCCGAGCTCTGCCAGGACGCCGACTTCCGCGCGTCCGTACGCCGGATGGCCGAGCACCAGGCGGCCGACCGGGCCGACGGCGACACCATCGGCCTCCACCACGAACTCACCGAGGCGGTGCGTGAACGCGTCGGCGAGGCACTCGAAGCGGGCATCCTCCCGGGGTCCGTCGAAGCACTGCCCCTCACGAACACCCTGACCGCCCTCTACGGGCACGCCTTCGGGCGCGCGGACGACGGCGATCTGCGCCGTTGGCTGCTGGCCCGGCTGGAGACGGCCGCCGATCCGCGCGCCGAGCGCTACTGGCAGCTCCTGGCCGTGATCAACGGGTGGCCGCCCTCGCCGAGTCTGGCGCCCGTGTTCACCTGGTTCACGGCCGCACTGCGCGGCTGA
- a CDS encoding caspase domain-containing protein: MPAGVSIHVGLNNVDPSKYGGWDGQLMACENDARDMAELARGAGFDDTVILTRDATVDTITAALRKAAGKLGGGDILLLTYSGHGGQMPDTEGDEPDELDETLVFFDRQFLDDELHREFQKFHKDVRIITFLDCCHSGTATELIDGSAQGEAVRLMPVLKQQQIFERDKAFFQDLQRELRSTNGNGAEPGVVLISACQDDQVALDGRVNGKFTETLLKVWNGGAFTGDYETFHRDIKKRMPATQMPNFFTTGRPDAGFLGQKPFTI, encoded by the coding sequence ATGCCCGCAGGCGTGTCCATCCACGTAGGACTCAACAACGTCGACCCCAGCAAGTACGGCGGCTGGGACGGACAGCTCATGGCGTGCGAGAACGACGCCCGCGACATGGCCGAACTGGCCCGCGGCGCCGGGTTCGACGACACCGTGATCCTGACGAGGGACGCCACCGTCGACACCATCACGGCCGCGCTGCGCAAGGCGGCCGGGAAGCTCGGGGGCGGGGACATCCTGCTCCTCACCTACTCGGGCCACGGCGGCCAGATGCCCGACACCGAGGGCGACGAGCCGGACGAGCTCGACGAGACCCTCGTGTTCTTCGACCGCCAGTTCCTCGACGACGAGCTGCACCGGGAGTTCCAGAAATTCCACAAGGACGTCCGGATCATCACCTTCCTCGACTGCTGCCACAGCGGGACCGCCACCGAACTGATCGACGGCTCCGCCCAGGGGGAGGCGGTCCGCCTCATGCCCGTGCTGAAGCAGCAGCAGATCTTCGAGCGGGACAAGGCGTTCTTCCAGGACCTCCAGCGCGAGCTGAGGAGTACGAACGGCAACGGCGCGGAGCCGGGCGTCGTGCTCATCTCCGCCTGTCAGGACGACCAGGTCGCCCTGGACGGCCGCGTCAACGGCAAGTTCACCGAGACGCTGCTCAAGGTCTGGAACGGCGGGGCGTTCACCGGTGACTACGAGACCTTCCACCGCGACATCAAGAAGCGCATGCCCGCCACCCAGATGCCGAACTTCTTCACGACGGGCAGGCCCGACGCCGGGTTCCTCGGCCAGAAGCCCTTCACGATCTGA
- a CDS encoding serine protease: protein MGGSGSSPVATGPEQVFGDLREVAERVRRGLEADAEIPESAESLPADRAPAGQIGEYARQERARVLTAGARGLEKLAAGRADEVDDDEYFGIEAIVLLEGRPALLIQGQDFPSQQGDWAVLDGHRAAIRDSIARVGRVEVTGHASLEWLGTAFLVGPDVVMTNRHVAVEFATGDGAGWTFRPGMSARLDLAEELAAVPGDGSLEFAVTEVVGIHPDVDMALLRIDTARSGRTPATPVAVAADPPADVPGRPVYVIGYPAEDGRRNEPEAMRRIFMDVYNVKRLQPGTTTGLVPGELTVKHDCSTLGGNSGSPVFDLVDHRVLGLHYGGRYGFGNYAVPLWELVDDPLLSRAQVNWV from the coding sequence ATGGGCGGCAGCGGCAGCTCACCGGTGGCGACCGGCCCCGAGCAGGTCTTCGGGGACCTGCGCGAGGTCGCCGAACGGGTACGCAGAGGACTGGAAGCGGACGCGGAGATCCCCGAGTCCGCGGAGAGCCTTCCGGCGGACCGGGCCCCGGCCGGACAGATCGGCGAGTACGCCCGCCAGGAGCGGGCGAGGGTGCTGACCGCAGGCGCCAGAGGACTGGAGAAACTCGCCGCCGGGCGGGCCGACGAGGTCGACGACGACGAGTACTTCGGCATCGAGGCGATCGTCCTCCTCGAAGGCCGGCCGGCCCTGCTGATCCAGGGGCAGGACTTCCCTTCGCAACAGGGTGACTGGGCGGTGCTCGACGGGCACCGCGCCGCCATCCGGGATTCCATCGCCCGCGTGGGCCGGGTGGAGGTCACGGGTCACGCCAGTCTGGAGTGGCTGGGCACCGCGTTCCTCGTCGGCCCCGACGTCGTGATGACGAACCGTCACGTGGCCGTCGAGTTCGCCACCGGCGACGGAGCGGGCTGGACGTTCCGGCCGGGCATGAGCGCACGGCTGGACCTGGCCGAGGAGCTGGCCGCCGTTCCGGGCGACGGCTCGCTGGAGTTCGCGGTCACCGAAGTGGTGGGGATCCACCCCGACGTCGACATGGCCCTGCTGCGCATCGACACCGCCCGGAGCGGCCGGACTCCGGCGACCCCGGTGGCGGTGGCGGCCGATCCGCCCGCCGACGTGCCCGGCCGGCCGGTGTACGTGATCGGCTATCCGGCAGAAGACGGCCGCCGCAACGAACCCGAGGCCATGCGCCGCATCTTCATGGACGTCTACAACGTCAAGCGCCTCCAGCCCGGTACGACGACGGGGCTGGTTCCCGGCGAGCTGACGGTCAAGCACGACTGCTCCACGCTGGGCGGCAACAGTGGCTCCCCGGTCTTCGACCTGGTCGACCACCGGGTCCTCGGCCTGCACTACGGCGGCCGCTACGGCTTCGGGAACTATGCGGTGCCGCTGTGGGAGCTGGTGGACGACCCCCTCCTGAGCCGTGCGCAGGTCAACTGGGTGTAA
- a CDS encoding PP2C family protein-serine/threonine phosphatase yields MTPRRPSKSVSADDLLTTLGRLTARARAGAEMQQARVELAEALQREMLPASLPALPGLRSAARYVPARHGLDIGGDWYDGFPLPEGALAFSIGDVQGHDVEAAAFMGQVRVGLRAVSAVVEDPGEVLSRANDVLLSLDCELFATCTLLRFDPETWELETARAGHVPTVWATVDGRYGITDDEGGLPLGVEPGAGYAVTRRRLDQAGSIVLLTDGVVEGPSFPIDVGLARVVRVVQEAAGADPDEIAAEIMKVADSTGHADDAAVLVLSHDAAGPRRW; encoded by the coding sequence ATGACCCCGCGCCGTCCCTCGAAATCGGTGAGCGCCGACGACCTGCTGACCACGCTGGGCCGGCTCACCGCGAGAGCCCGCGCCGGGGCGGAGATGCAGCAGGCCCGGGTGGAGCTCGCCGAGGCCCTCCAGCGCGAGATGCTGCCGGCCTCGCTTCCCGCCCTGCCCGGGCTGCGCAGCGCGGCCCGCTACGTACCCGCCCGGCACGGCCTGGACATCGGCGGCGACTGGTACGACGGCTTCCCGCTGCCCGAAGGCGCCCTCGCCTTCTCCATCGGCGACGTACAGGGCCATGACGTCGAGGCCGCCGCCTTCATGGGGCAGGTCCGCGTCGGCCTGCGCGCGGTGTCCGCGGTCGTCGAGGATCCGGGGGAGGTGCTGAGCCGGGCCAACGACGTGCTGCTGTCGCTGGACTGCGAACTCTTCGCGACCTGCACCCTGCTCCGCTTCGACCCCGAGACCTGGGAGCTGGAGACCGCCCGGGCCGGCCACGTGCCCACCGTCTGGGCCACGGTCGACGGCCGGTACGGCATCACCGACGACGAGGGGGGCCTGCCGCTGGGGGTGGAGCCCGGGGCGGGATACGCGGTGACCCGGCGCCGGCTGGACCAGGCGGGCTCCATCGTCCTGCTCACCGACGGCGTCGTCGAAGGACCGTCGTTCCCGATCGACGTCGGACTGGCCCGCGTGGTCCGGGTGGTCCAGGAGGCGGCCGGAGCCGATCCCGACGAGATCGCCGCCGAGATCATGAAAGTGGCCGACTCCACCGGCCATGCCGACGACGCGGCGGTGCTCGTCCTCAGCCACGACGCGGCAGGCCCCCGGCGCTGGTAG
- a CDS encoding ketopantoate reductase family protein, which produces MRILTVGAGAAGGWFGARLAHAGQDVTFLVRPERASALRERGLRVTGLGEVLTLTPQLVTADALSHPYDLVLLSVKSTALDRAAKDLAPAVGPRTAIVPLLNGMAHLDHLIGRFGGAPVLGGVAKVVTTLNEHGDIVRMAPPSTLLTGELDGRASARVDAVRALLTGAGIDSPETPDVVGAMWHKWVFITTLAAVTCLARGSVGEVGAVPGGSGLGPAVLAEAAAVSAAAGHPVPDAELAFTTRTVTTPGSPLTPSMYRDLVAGRPTEVEHVFGDLVARARALAVPTPLLDLATLQLRVHQRRALQARLGG; this is translated from the coding sequence ATGAGAATCCTGACAGTCGGCGCCGGAGCCGCAGGCGGCTGGTTCGGTGCCCGCCTCGCCCACGCCGGGCAGGACGTCACCTTCCTGGTCCGACCGGAGCGGGCCAGCGCCCTTCGCGAGCGCGGGCTGCGGGTGACGGGCCTCGGCGAAGTCCTCACCCTGACACCACAGTTGGTGACCGCCGACGCGCTGTCGCACCCGTACGACCTCGTCCTGCTCTCGGTGAAGTCGACGGCGCTCGACCGCGCGGCGAAGGACCTGGCCCCGGCGGTCGGCCCGCGGACCGCGATCGTGCCGCTGCTCAACGGCATGGCCCATCTCGATCACCTCATAGGCCGCTTCGGCGGCGCGCCGGTCCTCGGCGGCGTGGCCAAGGTGGTCACCACCCTGAACGAGCACGGCGACATCGTGCGCATGGCCCCGCCGTCCACCCTGCTCACCGGTGAACTCGACGGCCGCGCCTCCGCGCGCGTGGACGCCGTACGCGCCCTGCTGACCGGGGCGGGCATCGACAGCCCCGAGACCCCGGACGTCGTCGGCGCGATGTGGCACAAGTGGGTCTTCATCACCACCCTGGCGGCCGTCACCTGCCTGGCGCGCGGCTCTGTCGGCGAGGTCGGCGCCGTTCCCGGCGGATCCGGCCTCGGGCCGGCCGTACTCGCGGAGGCGGCGGCCGTCTCGGCCGCCGCGGGCCATCCCGTACCGGATGCAGAACTCGCCTTCACCACCCGGACGGTGACCACGCCCGGCTCCCCGCTCACCCCGTCCATGTACCGGGACCTGGTCGCCGGCCGTCCCACGGAGGTCGAGCACGTCTTCGGCGATCTGGTCGCCCGGGCCCGCGCGCTCGCCGTGCCCACCCCGCTGCTGGACCTCGCCACCCTGCAACTGCGGGTGCACCAGCGGCGCGCGCTGCAGGCCCGACTCGGAGGGTGA
- a CDS encoding trypsin-like peptidase domain-containing protein, translated as MSDAYLPSEEIVRLVDASLEAGLADPSVRRLLLDGIMPKYRGTLPLIAAPGMQVHSDLNEMNRVERLVDGSVPLEIWLRNAVAQTVEAGPLAVFQKALDEVARDAAGEPDVPAALPAGETKEEVIHRDDTVPFEFLRGGEEAGRAVARIKVLPYQAGAPLQPNGFPHSGTGWLIAPDLLVTNHHVVNARTRSATDRGVVDPADLQLQAQNSRARFDYGADDTETEEVAASGLVAWDEALDYAILRLSGQPPRAALRVATEPLAVAGEPVAVNIIQHPGGQPKRVALRNNLVYEANENDVRYFTDTRGGSSGSPVFTDDWQVVALHRGTRRVEDVNFQGKTTAFVNVGTQMSSVMRHLREHSPEVHAEITAAQSAPAQQGLPEEA; from the coding sequence ATGAGCGACGCGTATCTCCCCTCCGAGGAAATCGTCCGGCTGGTCGACGCCTCGCTGGAGGCCGGGCTCGCCGATCCGTCGGTACGGCGGCTGCTCCTCGACGGCATCATGCCCAAGTACCGGGGCACGCTGCCCCTGATCGCCGCTCCCGGCATGCAGGTGCACTCGGACCTGAACGAGATGAACCGCGTGGAGCGGCTGGTCGACGGCTCGGTGCCGCTGGAGATCTGGCTGCGCAACGCCGTCGCCCAGACCGTGGAGGCCGGCCCGCTCGCCGTGTTCCAGAAGGCCCTGGACGAAGTGGCGCGCGACGCCGCCGGTGAGCCCGACGTACCGGCCGCGCTGCCCGCGGGTGAGACCAAGGAAGAGGTCATCCACCGGGACGACACGGTGCCCTTCGAGTTCCTGCGCGGCGGCGAGGAGGCGGGCCGCGCGGTCGCCCGGATCAAGGTCCTCCCGTACCAGGCCGGGGCCCCGCTCCAGCCGAACGGCTTTCCGCACTCGGGTACGGGCTGGCTCATCGCCCCGGACCTGCTCGTCACCAACCACCACGTGGTGAACGCGCGGACCCGCAGTGCCACGGACCGCGGCGTCGTGGATCCCGCGGACCTCCAGCTGCAGGCGCAGAACTCCCGCGCGCGCTTCGACTACGGCGCGGACGACACGGAGACCGAGGAGGTGGCCGCCAGCGGCCTGGTCGCCTGGGACGAGGCCCTCGACTACGCGATCCTGCGGCTGAGCGGCCAGCCGCCGCGGGCCGCCCTGCGGGTGGCCACCGAGCCCTTGGCGGTCGCCGGGGAGCCGGTGGCGGTCAACATCATCCAGCACCCGGGCGGCCAGCCGAAGCGGGTGGCCCTGCGCAACAACCTCGTGTACGAGGCGAACGAGAACGACGTGCGCTACTTCACCGACACCCGGGGCGGGTCCTCCGGATCGCCCGTCTTCACCGACGACTGGCAGGTGGTCGCGCTCCACCGCGGGACGCGGCGCGTCGAGGACGTCAACTTCCAGGGCAAGACCACCGCATTCGTCAACGTCGGCACCCAGATGAGCAGCGTCATGCGGCACCTGCGGGAGCACAGCCCCGAGGTGCACGCCGAGATCACGGCGGCGCAGTCGGCGCCGGCGCAGCAGGGTCTGCCTGAGGAGGCATGA
- a CDS encoding DUF5302 domain-containing protein, translating into MAEESDTPQDESAAEEAKRKFREALERNARSAHAQQAHQSRAKIQGASGGAGGKNKKTRRKTG; encoded by the coding sequence ATGGCAGAAGAGTCGGACACCCCGCAGGACGAATCGGCGGCCGAAGAGGCCAAGCGCAAGTTCCGGGAGGCCCTCGAGCGCAACGCCCGCAGTGCCCATGCACAGCAGGCCCACCAGAGCCGGGCGAAGATCCAGGGCGCCAGCGGTGGCGCGGGCGGCAAGAACAAGAAGACCCGCCGCAAGACCGGCTGA
- a CDS encoding glycoside hydrolase family 19 protein gives MIRALRRRTLALAAAAAATFGLAVALPASPASAAAACATPWASSAVYTNGMSASYSGHNWQAKWWTQGETPGTTGQWGVWSDLGTCGGGGGQDPGNPSGFVVSEAQFNQMFPNRNSFYTYNGLVSALSAYPGFANTGDDTVKRREAAAFLANVSHETGGLVYIVEQNTANYPHYCDWSQPYGCPAGQAAYYGRGPIQLSWNFNYKAAGDALGINLLANPYLVEQDPAIAMKTALWYWNTQNGPGTMTAHAAMVNGAGFGETIRSINGSLECNGGNPAQVQSRINAYQSFTQILGVTPGGNLGC, from the coding sequence GTGATACGTGCGCTTCGCCGCCGCACCCTCGCCCTGGCCGCCGCCGCGGCCGCCACCTTCGGCCTCGCGGTCGCCCTCCCCGCCTCCCCCGCCTCAGCGGCCGCGGCCTGCGCCACCCCGTGGGCCTCGTCCGCCGTGTACACCAACGGCATGAGTGCCTCGTACAGCGGGCACAACTGGCAGGCCAAGTGGTGGACCCAGGGCGAGACGCCCGGCACCACCGGGCAGTGGGGCGTCTGGTCCGACCTCGGCACCTGCGGCGGTGGCGGGGGCCAGGACCCCGGCAACCCGTCCGGCTTCGTCGTCTCCGAGGCCCAGTTCAACCAGATGTTCCCGAACCGGAATTCGTTCTACACGTACAACGGCCTGGTCTCGGCCCTGTCTGCGTACCCCGGCTTCGCCAACACCGGTGACGACACCGTCAAGCGGCGCGAGGCGGCCGCCTTCCTGGCGAACGTCTCGCACGAGACGGGCGGGCTCGTGTACATCGTCGAGCAGAACACCGCCAACTACCCCCACTACTGCGACTGGAGCCAGCCGTACGGCTGTCCCGCCGGGCAGGCCGCCTACTACGGCCGCGGCCCGATCCAGCTCAGCTGGAACTTCAACTACAAGGCGGCCGGCGACGCGCTCGGCATCAACCTGCTCGCCAACCCGTACCTCGTGGAACAGGATCCGGCCATCGCCATGAAGACGGCCCTGTGGTACTGGAACACCCAGAACGGCCCGGGCACGATGACCGCCCACGCCGCCATGGTCAACGGAGCCGGCTTCGGCGAGACCATCCGCTCCATCAACGGCTCCCTGGAGTGCAACGGCGGCAACCCCGCCCAGGTCCAGAGCCGGATCAACGCGTACCAGAGCTTCACGCAGATCCTGGGCGTGACACCGGGCGGCAACCTCGGCTGCTGA
- a CDS encoding helix-turn-helix domain-containing protein yields MTLPRDYRGQSCSLSRAMEVVGERWTLLIVRDAFFGVRRFGDFAAHLGIPRAVLTDRLAGLTGAGVLARVPGDGRREVYALTDKGVRLWPAVRALSLWGEEHRPAPGGPRRVFLHAVDDAPVAVDGRCTGCDAPVGVADLLVAPGPGLPPPSADDDPVTAALHRPHRLLQPLPLTKGSPA; encoded by the coding sequence GTGACGCTCCCTCGCGACTACCGCGGCCAGTCCTGCTCGCTCTCCCGCGCCATGGAGGTCGTCGGCGAGCGCTGGACCCTGCTCATCGTGCGGGACGCCTTCTTCGGAGTCCGACGGTTCGGGGACTTCGCCGCCCACCTCGGCATCCCGCGCGCGGTCCTCACCGACCGGCTCGCCGGTCTCACCGGGGCCGGGGTGCTGGCCCGCGTACCCGGGGACGGCCGGCGCGAGGTGTACGCCCTCACGGACAAGGGCGTCCGCCTCTGGCCGGCCGTCCGCGCACTGTCCCTGTGGGGCGAGGAGCACCGGCCCGCGCCCGGCGGGCCGCGCCGGGTCTTCCTGCACGCCGTCGACGACGCCCCGGTCGCCGTCGACGGGCGCTGCACCGGCTGCGATGCACCCGTCGGGGTCGCAGATCTCCTGGTGGCGCCCGGGCCCGGGCTGCCGCCGCCGTCCGCCGACGACGATCCCGTCACCGCGGCCCTGCACCGACCGCACCGGCTCCTGCAGCCGCTGCCCCTCACGAAAGGCTCTCCCGCATGA
- a CDS encoding MurR/RpiR family transcriptional regulator: protein MSSGQQARAQAAAITPSGQAPPVHERAPGDRVRALFDGHRLSPGQRRIAQYLIDHLTEAAFLSITELAERVGVSQPSVTRFATSLGFSGYPALRDALQPMALSAVAGSPETREQFRRNELQAAVDAEILNLENVRRLLADTDQVLDIGRELARSVPLTVLGLRISVSLAEYFAYAARRIHPDVRLVTRGGSVAYDALLQSREAGGTWALAFAMPRHAKETLAALRAARSTGLKIALITDTTLGPLVDEADVALTAGTGARLVFDSYAAPGMLSAALLQAMADADPERTQARLEGYEQVADQHGFFL, encoded by the coding sequence GTGTCATCGGGGCAGCAGGCACGCGCGCAGGCGGCTGCGATCACGCCGAGTGGGCAGGCGCCGCCGGTCCATGAGCGCGCCCCCGGCGACCGGGTACGGGCCCTGTTCGACGGCCATCGGCTGTCCCCCGGTCAGCGGCGGATCGCCCAGTACCTGATCGACCACCTCACCGAAGCCGCGTTCCTGTCGATCACGGAGCTCGCGGAGCGAGTGGGTGTCAGCCAGCCGTCGGTGACACGTTTCGCCACCTCCCTCGGGTTCAGCGGCTACCCGGCCCTGCGCGACGCCCTGCAGCCGATGGCGCTGAGCGCGGTCGCGGGCTCCCCTGAGACCCGCGAGCAGTTCCGCCGCAACGAGCTGCAGGCGGCCGTGGACGCCGAGATCCTGAACCTGGAGAACGTACGGCGGTTGCTCGCCGACACCGACCAGGTGCTCGACATCGGCCGCGAGCTGGCCCGCTCGGTGCCGCTGACGGTCCTGGGCCTGCGGATCTCGGTCTCGCTCGCGGAGTACTTCGCCTACGCGGCACGGCGCATCCACCCCGACGTCCGGCTGGTGACACGTGGCGGCAGCGTCGCCTACGACGCGCTGCTCCAGTCCCGGGAGGCCGGCGGGACCTGGGCGCTGGCCTTCGCCATGCCGCGGCACGCCAAGGAGACCCTGGCGGCACTGCGGGCCGCCCGCAGCACCGGGCTGAAGATCGCGCTGATCACCGACACCACCCTGGGTCCGCTGGTGGACGAGGCGGACGTGGCACTGACCGCCGGGACCGGGGCGCGGCTGGTTTTCGACTCGTACGCGGCACCGGGGATGCTGTCCGCGGCCCTGCTGCAGGCGATGGCCGATGCGGATCCGGAACGGACCCAGGCCCGCCTCGAGGGGTACGAGCAGGTCGCCGACCAGCACGGATTCTTCCTGTAA